The Natronoglycomyces albus genome has a segment encoding these proteins:
- a CDS encoding AzlC family ABC transporter permease produces MSSAERTKPTSLGRELARDLIPLNLGMGLVGVSFGALAVSYGSPWWIPCAISLLVFAGGSQFLAVGVIAAGGGPLAAVIGGIILNARHLPYGLAIAHHYDRGWITRLIGSHVLIDQSTAFALANDSDPRRAQTAFWATGLGLFFTWNVGTLVGALAGQTIGDPEVFGLDAALPAALIVLVLPSLRDKITLRAAVLGATIALVTYPFLPPGLPVLFSLLGLVVALPRRKKAPVSPQADEKNSDSRPNATEVGRT; encoded by the coding sequence ATGAGTTCGGCAGAGCGAACAAAACCCACCTCCCTCGGTCGTGAACTGGCCCGCGACCTCATTCCACTGAACCTGGGCATGGGGCTCGTCGGCGTCTCCTTTGGCGCCCTCGCAGTCAGCTACGGCTCCCCATGGTGGATTCCCTGCGCCATTTCGCTTCTGGTGTTCGCAGGCGGATCCCAATTTCTCGCCGTCGGCGTCATCGCCGCAGGCGGAGGCCCTCTTGCGGCCGTTATCGGCGGCATCATTCTCAACGCCCGCCACTTGCCCTACGGCCTCGCCATCGCCCACCATTACGACCGCGGATGGATCACCCGGCTCATCGGCAGCCACGTTCTGATCGATCAATCCACCGCCTTCGCCTTGGCCAATGACTCCGATCCACGCCGAGCGCAGACGGCCTTCTGGGCCACCGGCCTAGGGCTGTTCTTTACCTGGAACGTAGGGACTCTCGTCGGGGCGCTGGCTGGGCAAACAATCGGAGACCCTGAAGTGTTCGGGCTCGACGCCGCGTTGCCGGCCGCGCTGATAGTCCTGGTGCTGCCCAGTCTCCGTGACAAAATCACGCTGCGAGCCGCAGTGCTGGGCGCGACGATCGCCCTGGTGACGTATCCGTTCCTGCCGCCGGGGCTTCCCGTCCTGTTCTCCTTGCTGGGACTGGTTGTGGCACTGCCGCGACGCAAGAAAGCCCCCGTGTCCCCACAGGCGGACGAAAAAAACAGCGACAGTCGCCCTAATGCGACGGAGGTTGGTCGAACATGA
- a CDS encoding AAA family ATPase has translation MQQQAPVSQQQANAFAETFERLASAIDTVVLGKPQVVRLALTAMFAQGHVLLEDVPGTGKTTLARAIAAAVAGQWRRIQFTPDLLPSDVSGVTIFNQQAQSFEFHPGPVFANIVIADEINRASPKTQSSLLEVMEEHHVTVDGQPHPVPQPFLVVATQNPVEMDGTYRLPEAQLDRFLVKLSVGYPVEAAEIEVLRGTHQRSPEGIPAIVDTDTVAQMADLAKHVYIADPLYVYLVRLAAATRGHPEVAVGVSPRGLIALTRAASVFALSQGRAYVIPEDVKALAVAVFAHRVQVAPDASMRGVTGATIVEQVCETVSVPLPASA, from the coding sequence GTGCAGCAGCAAGCCCCGGTGAGCCAGCAGCAGGCAAACGCGTTCGCGGAGACCTTCGAACGACTCGCCTCCGCGATCGACACGGTCGTGCTGGGCAAACCGCAAGTCGTGCGCTTGGCGCTGACCGCCATGTTCGCGCAGGGCCATGTGCTACTCGAAGACGTTCCCGGCACTGGCAAGACGACACTGGCCCGAGCCATCGCCGCCGCGGTGGCCGGGCAGTGGCGCCGGATCCAGTTCACCCCCGACCTGCTGCCCTCCGATGTCTCCGGGGTGACGATCTTCAACCAACAGGCGCAGTCGTTCGAGTTTCACCCGGGCCCAGTCTTTGCCAACATCGTCATCGCCGATGAAATCAACCGCGCCAGCCCGAAGACGCAGTCTTCGTTGCTGGAGGTCATGGAAGAGCATCACGTGACCGTGGACGGTCAGCCGCACCCGGTCCCGCAGCCGTTCCTAGTCGTGGCGACCCAGAACCCCGTGGAGATGGATGGCACCTACCGCCTGCCCGAAGCGCAGCTGGACCGATTCCTGGTCAAGCTCTCGGTGGGCTATCCGGTCGAAGCCGCCGAGATAGAAGTGCTGCGCGGTACTCATCAGCGTTCACCCGAGGGCATTCCGGCCATCGTCGACACCGACACCGTCGCGCAGATGGCCGACCTAGCCAAACATGTCTACATCGCCGACCCTCTCTACGTCTACCTGGTGCGCCTAGCCGCCGCGACTCGCGGGCACCCAGAGGTCGCGGTCGGGGTCAGTCCCCGGGGACTGATCGCCCTGACCCGCGCCGCTAGTGTTTTCGCGCTTTCGCAGGGCCGGGCCTACGTGATTCCCGAAGATGTCAAAGCGCTTGCCGTGGCCGTCTTCGCCCACCGCGTCCAAGTCGCCCCCGATGCCTCCATGCGTGGCGTAACGGGCGCCACCATCGTTGAACAGGTGTGCGAGACTGTCTCCGTCCCCCTCCCCGCTTCGGCCTAA
- a CDS encoding DivIVA domain-containing protein produces MSNPYFSVKFRGYDRDQVDTAIRRIRRAINEGVPPHPEALRDMGFQMSLRGYDTAEVDEYFDQVARTLSE; encoded by the coding sequence ATGAGTAACCCCTATTTCTCAGTTAAATTTCGTGGGTACGACCGAGATCAAGTTGACACCGCGATTCGTCGCATTCGCAGGGCGATAAACGAAGGTGTTCCCCCGCATCCCGAAGCACTCCGCGATATGGGTTTTCAAATGTCTCTGCGCGGCTATGACACCGCAGAAGTTGACGAATACTTTGATCAGGTAGCTCGCACCCTTAGCGAATAG
- a CDS encoding helix-turn-helix domain-containing protein: MTSSTNAPIDAIAASVQRERTNAGLSLTELSARAGVAKSTLSQLEAGKGNPSVETLWAISTALGLPLSRIVDPPRAHVHIIRAGQGPTITASEADYEATLLSACPPNSRRDIFLITAQPGDARRSASHTLGIVEHVIISHGRAKVGPADSPMVLNPGDYMTYPGDEPHYFEALEPNTRAILISEIN; encoded by the coding sequence GTGACTTCCAGCACTAATGCGCCCATCGATGCCATCGCCGCCTCCGTGCAACGGGAAAGAACGAACGCCGGCCTCAGCCTGACCGAGTTGTCGGCCAGGGCTGGCGTCGCCAAATCCACGCTGTCTCAGCTCGAGGCGGGCAAAGGGAATCCCAGCGTGGAAACACTGTGGGCCATCAGTACCGCCCTGGGACTCCCTCTATCGCGCATCGTTGACCCACCCCGGGCACATGTACACATCATTCGCGCTGGACAGGGGCCGACCATCACCGCCTCCGAGGCGGATTATGAGGCGACGCTGCTGTCGGCGTGCCCCCCGAACTCCCGCCGTGACATCTTTCTCATCACCGCCCAACCGGGCGACGCGCGCCGCTCGGCATCTCACACCCTCGGCATCGTCGAACACGTCATCATCAGCCACGGCCGGGCCAAAGTAGGCCCCGCCGACAGTCCTATGGTCCTCAACCCCGGTGACTACATGACCTATCCCGGCGACGAGCCGCACTACTTCGAGGCACTCGAACCAAACACCCGGGCCATACTCATCTCTGAAATCAACTGA
- a CDS encoding DUF58 domain-containing protein has translation MILGVVALMAFVTAVGIAISSPRLDVIRQLEPNRITVGETAEVNLRLRNASRWRPITAGAIDVCGSQRISVPLAQLRPGQETTATYDVPGHKRGVFDTGPLTVARRDLFGLASSGGRYGHTERLWVHPRLRRLRRTPDGLARSLEGATDKIEQGSLTFHALREYVIGDELRHVHWRTSARIGQLMVKEHIDTSLPTIVIALDNRPQAWDFASFEAACEAAYSVLVASFRAEYHVSFATACHKHIGGIGAADYGDALAQVEPDAETRQADFISRVQTHFSGDTLVWICGAKEDLPAAQLARLRRKYPELVAVRIGKGLSASATVTSGIPVVQAATGEDFATAWDRGGNA, from the coding sequence GTGATTCTGGGCGTTGTGGCCTTGATGGCGTTTGTGACGGCCGTTGGTATCGCCATTTCCAGCCCGCGACTCGACGTGATTCGGCAGCTGGAACCGAACCGGATCACCGTGGGCGAAACCGCCGAAGTCAATCTGCGCCTGCGCAACGCCAGCCGGTGGCGTCCCATCACCGCTGGAGCCATCGACGTATGCGGTTCGCAGCGCATCAGCGTTCCCCTCGCCCAGTTGCGGCCGGGACAAGAGACCACCGCGACCTACGACGTGCCAGGCCATAAACGGGGAGTGTTCGATACCGGGCCTCTGACTGTGGCCCGCCGCGACCTCTTCGGCCTGGCCTCCTCTGGGGGACGATATGGGCACACTGAACGACTGTGGGTGCATCCGCGCCTGCGCCGGCTCCGGCGCACCCCCGATGGGCTGGCTCGTTCCCTCGAAGGCGCCACCGACAAAATCGAGCAGGGCAGCCTCACCTTTCACGCACTGCGCGAATACGTCATCGGGGACGAGCTGCGCCACGTCCACTGGCGCACCTCGGCCCGCATCGGGCAGCTGATGGTCAAGGAACACATCGACACCTCACTTCCGACGATCGTCATCGCGCTGGACAATCGACCGCAAGCGTGGGACTTCGCATCGTTCGAAGCCGCGTGCGAAGCGGCCTATTCGGTGCTAGTGGCCAGCTTCCGCGCCGAATATCACGTCTCGTTCGCGACCGCTTGCCACAAACACATCGGCGGTATTGGCGCGGCCGACTATGGCGACGCTCTCGCTCAAGTGGAGCCCGACGCCGAAACCCGTCAAGCTGACTTCATCAGCCGGGTACAAACGCACTTCTCGGGCGACACCCTCGTGTGGATTTGCGGGGCAAAAGAAGACCTCCCGGCCGCGCAATTGGCTCGACTACGGCGCAAATACCCCGAGCTGGTGGCAGTGCGGATCGGCAAGGGCCTCAGCGCCTCGGCGACTGTGACCTCCGGCATCCCCGTGGTGCAGGCGGCCACCGGGGAGGATTTCGCCACCGCGTGGGATCGGGGAGGCAACGCCTGA
- a CDS encoding TetR family transcriptional regulator — MTVVTQRLQTRRDLTTAAVRLFTERGYDETTVDQIAAAAGVARRTFFRYYQSKDDVIFPDHDDTAAQVAAVLDEAGEDEDPLQVICRGIWQVMRMYVADAELSVTRYHLLRQVPALREHEKAVVSRYERLLARYLLERAERETAQGSHTVDRPLLAEVSAAAVVAAHNHVLRQWLRSGGQSDVEAELEHALSLVRAGLANFSVDAGAQQPETLVVTVAHTGRTPSEAVAAVRAALASQK; from the coding sequence GTGACAGTAGTGACGCAACGTCTCCAGACCCGGCGCGACCTGACCACAGCGGCAGTCCGGCTCTTCACCGAACGCGGATACGACGAGACCACTGTCGATCAGATCGCCGCTGCCGCTGGTGTCGCGCGCCGGACGTTCTTTCGTTACTACCAAAGTAAAGACGACGTCATTTTCCCCGACCACGATGACACGGCTGCCCAGGTGGCCGCCGTCCTGGACGAAGCCGGTGAGGACGAAGACCCACTCCAAGTCATTTGCCGTGGAATCTGGCAGGTCATGCGCATGTATGTGGCCGATGCCGAACTTTCTGTGACCCGTTACCACTTGCTTCGTCAGGTTCCGGCCCTGCGTGAACATGAGAAGGCCGTCGTGTCCCGCTATGAGCGACTGCTTGCCCGCTACTTGTTGGAACGCGCGGAGCGGGAAACGGCGCAGGGCTCTCACACTGTCGATCGTCCGCTCCTGGCCGAAGTTTCGGCCGCGGCGGTGGTGGCCGCCCACAACCATGTTCTGCGCCAGTGGCTGCGTTCGGGCGGTCAAAGCGATGTTGAGGCTGAGCTTGAGCATGCTTTGTCACTCGTGCGAGCGGGACTGGCAAATTTCTCTGTGGATGCTGGTGCCCAACAGCCGGAGACTCTCGTGGTCACCGTGGCCCACACGGGCCGCACGCCCTCCGAGGCGGTGGCGGCGGTGCGGGCGGCGTTGGCTTCCCAGAAGTAG
- a CDS encoding fibronectin type III domain-containing protein, whose translation MVTKTGPEKINLRQLNTKGLAIAIIMPVILVGALVATLLGAGAFSRDMDEDDGMMWLWTTPSGEMARINGLTASADTRHAMPDAQGNMVQIEQTDSHLMMRDIATGKVSAIDLKTLATTATAETAPGEGVRLAMHRDGAFIVDRLQGIVRQVDPTTLAEVGAPLQFPPGITGGTFDEDGTLWLGVPREGTLVEVAPRQSGAVAGESYTVAAPAQDLSLTVLKDGVAVLNSTLKTMTTLRDGDLTSTPLELVGPEKMAESSPGTIAALTVTNPPGVITVDGQGDSQTFNISANDTPLLGAAVEFNQRIYVPDGTAGLLWVYNLDGQEIDRIEVPSNNGPLELYSAGGMLFVNAPYSNTAVVIDDNGNARRADKARDDILGGDMPPIDEPEDEDNSGDEGEEGDEGADGEPEIGPPGEVGSLVANGGNGEVTLSWEAAPNNGSALTKYEIEGNGETREVAPGQRVVDISDLTNGETYEFTVTAFNGEGSGPPVSTGPVMPSDEVPGAVSSVDATVTPGGGVDLSWPEADDQGNPISHYTIEEVNTDGDRRSVGQANGTSTSIAPEDLSVGEPVAFQVTTVANSGSASEPSPLSDTVTPFDVPDAPGNMYAETDQTSSGSINVSWDQARANGSVVTEYRVSAGGQTTSTDGTTATLDGFADGEQVEVQVVAVNEAGESEPATATANTLTPPSVVIDGVSATATTMTASFSIDDGGAGGEASCTMTVNNRNANGNCSQLTVDGLNSSTNYDVQVRVATPAGEDTATGSGSTSNVGGTVVFVCSDPADDTYCDGTDSDRISIRAQNNHSSAQRGSTGPGQTFNTICYWGGGELIHPNNEDHRGIYREYNPGKNSTDIWIRIDYGNNESYIPFAYFDINGEGKNSTGPLPAC comes from the coding sequence ATGGTTACCAAGACTGGCCCTGAAAAAATCAACCTCCGCCAGCTCAACACCAAAGGTCTAGCGATCGCCATCATCATGCCCGTGATCCTCGTGGGCGCGTTGGTGGCTACGTTGCTGGGGGCGGGAGCTTTCAGCCGTGACATGGACGAAGACGATGGAATGATGTGGCTGTGGACCACCCCTTCTGGGGAAATGGCCCGCATCAACGGCCTCACCGCCTCCGCCGACACTCGCCACGCCATGCCCGACGCCCAAGGCAACATGGTGCAGATCGAGCAGACCGATAGCCACCTCATGATGCGCGACATCGCCACCGGCAAAGTCAGCGCCATTGACCTGAAGACCCTCGCCACCACGGCCACCGCCGAAACCGCCCCAGGGGAAGGGGTGCGGCTGGCCATGCACCGCGACGGGGCGTTCATCGTCGACCGCTTGCAAGGCATCGTCCGCCAAGTGGACCCGACCACCCTGGCCGAAGTCGGGGCCCCTTTGCAATTCCCGCCCGGAATCACCGGCGGAACCTTCGATGAGGATGGCACCCTCTGGTTGGGCGTGCCCCGGGAAGGAACCCTGGTCGAAGTTGCGCCCCGCCAGTCCGGCGCGGTCGCCGGTGAGTCCTACACCGTCGCCGCCCCAGCCCAAGATCTGAGCCTGACGGTGCTCAAGGATGGCGTCGCCGTCCTCAACTCCACGCTCAAAACCATGACGACCTTGCGCGATGGAGACCTGACCTCCACCCCACTCGAACTAGTGGGCCCGGAGAAAATGGCCGAATCCAGCCCCGGCACTATCGCGGCGTTGACTGTCACCAACCCTCCCGGTGTCATCACCGTCGACGGGCAGGGCGACTCACAGACCTTCAACATCTCCGCCAACGACACACCGCTGCTGGGCGCCGCCGTCGAATTCAACCAACGCATTTACGTGCCCGACGGCACCGCAGGCCTCCTGTGGGTCTACAACCTAGACGGTCAAGAGATCGACCGCATTGAGGTGCCCTCCAACAATGGGCCACTGGAGCTATACAGCGCTGGCGGCATGTTGTTCGTCAACGCCCCCTATTCCAACACTGCGGTCGTCATCGACGACAACGGAAACGCCCGTCGCGCCGACAAGGCTCGCGACGACATTCTCGGTGGAGACATGCCTCCGATCGATGAACCCGAAGACGAGGACAATTCCGGTGACGAGGGTGAAGAGGGAGATGAAGGCGCCGACGGTGAGCCGGAGATCGGCCCGCCGGGCGAAGTTGGCAGTCTTGTCGCCAACGGCGGCAACGGCGAAGTCACCCTCTCCTGGGAAGCCGCGCCGAACAACGGCTCGGCCCTGACCAAGTACGAGATCGAAGGTAACGGCGAGACTCGCGAGGTCGCGCCTGGCCAACGGGTCGTCGACATCTCAGACTTGACCAACGGAGAGACCTACGAGTTCACCGTGACCGCGTTCAATGGCGAAGGCTCTGGCCCACCGGTATCGACCGGGCCGGTCATGCCCTCAGACGAGGTCCCCGGTGCGGTATCCAGTGTTGATGCCACAGTGACCCCAGGCGGGGGAGTGGACCTGTCGTGGCCCGAAGCCGACGACCAGGGCAATCCGATCAGCCACTACACCATCGAAGAGGTCAATACCGATGGTGACCGCCGTTCGGTCGGTCAGGCCAACGGAACGTCCACCTCGATTGCCCCTGAGGATCTGAGCGTCGGTGAGCCCGTGGCATTCCAGGTCACCACCGTGGCCAACTCGGGTTCGGCCTCTGAACCATCCCCATTGTCCGACACCGTCACCCCATTCGACGTCCCGGACGCTCCTGGAAACATGTACGCCGAGACCGATCAGACCAGCTCTGGCTCCATCAATGTCAGCTGGGACCAAGCCCGCGCCAATGGCAGCGTAGTCACCGAATACCGCGTCAGCGCGGGTGGACAAACCACCTCAACCGATGGAACCACGGCCACTCTCGACGGCTTTGCCGACGGAGAACAGGTCGAAGTCCAGGTGGTGGCGGTCAATGAGGCAGGCGAGTCCGAGCCAGCCACGGCCACGGCCAACACTTTGACGCCGCCCTCGGTGGTCATCGACGGCGTCTCCGCTACCGCCACGACCATGACCGCGTCGTTCAGCATCGATGACGGTGGCGCTGGAGGCGAAGCGAGCTGCACCATGACGGTGAACAACCGCAACGCAAACGGCAATTGTTCGCAACTGACCGTAGACGGGTTGAATTCGTCCACCAACTATGACGTACAGGTGCGAGTTGCCACACCTGCGGGCGAAGACACTGCTACTGGCTCCGGTTCGACCAGTAATGTGGGCGGAACGGTCGTGTTCGTTTGCTCAGACCCGGCCGACGACACCTATTGCGATGGAACCGACAGTGACCGGATTTCGATCCGGGCGCAGAACAACCACAGCAGCGCACAGCGTGGGTCCACGGGGCCCGGTCAGACCTTCAACACCATCTGTTACTGGGGCGGCGGAGAACTCATCCACCCGAACAACGAAGACCACCGCGGTATCTACCGGGAGTACAACCCCGGTAAGAACTCCACCGACATCTGGATTCGGATCGACTACGGAAACAACGAGTCCTATATTCCCTTCGCCTACTTCGACATCAACGGTGAGGGAAAGAACTCGACCGGACCGCTTCCCGCCTGCTGA
- a CDS encoding DUF4190 domain-containing protein yields the protein MSDPGTTPSAPEPGFHSSPSGGEQQGLGSAPDSAPNMSSPAGHSPDSGSSSVPSPGQPSSDSTTVASQPNQPVLPPAVPGGSFQQPMAYAQPTAYPYPGAMTYAGVPAGYPWPPQPVLPSKAGFPLWIPPMPKIPSGPGIGGMVASIAALPLGVVAMIVSAVSIIGGLVLIVPTLFFGGGGGVALSLVSLRRIRRNPARYSGRGIAISGFVMGLVAVGFALIALLIVMARLA from the coding sequence ATGAGCGACCCAGGCACTACCCCAAGCGCGCCGGAGCCCGGCTTCCACTCCTCTCCTTCGGGTGGGGAGCAACAGGGACTCGGGTCGGCCCCCGACTCCGCGCCGAACATGTCGAGCCCGGCTGGCCACTCACCGGATTCCGGCTCGAGCTCGGTGCCGTCCCCAGGCCAACCATCTTCTGATTCGACTACGGTGGCTTCCCAGCCCAACCAGCCCGTGTTGCCTCCGGCTGTGCCCGGGGGAAGTTTTCAACAGCCCATGGCCTATGCGCAACCGACCGCGTACCCGTATCCAGGTGCGATGACCTACGCAGGGGTGCCAGCTGGCTATCCTTGGCCCCCGCAGCCAGTACTCCCGAGCAAGGCAGGATTTCCGCTGTGGATTCCCCCGATGCCAAAAATCCCCTCGGGGCCAGGGATCGGCGGCATGGTCGCCAGTATTGCTGCTCTCCCGCTGGGGGTTGTGGCCATGATTGTCTCGGCCGTCTCCATCATTGGTGGTCTTGTTCTAATCGTTCCCACCCTGTTCTTCGGTGGCGGGGGAGGAGTGGCGCTTTCCCTGGTGAGCCTGCGGCGAATTCGACGCAATCCCGCCCGCTATTCAGGGCGGGGCATCGCCATATCCGGTTTCGTCATGGGGCTGGTCGCTGTCGGTTTCGCGTTGATCGCACTTCTTATCGTCATGGCCCGGCTGGCGTGA
- a CDS encoding DUF3488 and transglutaminase-like domain-containing protein, which translates to MSSLLRVTSYRLRMATVALCLITLCALAGAASGRVYTGHVLTVLVSIAAFAAVTIGILLRNRSATLAWLVSIAGLFTMLAAAVLVTTDLSQPYGATFFDALVNAVPRTLTALMPIEATPDTVVLPILLTWVAAAAGCEFAVRFGQMLAGLAPATALYGASLYLVGPNADLNAWWGLAFAAVAAVALAVTATEPAARPDRDAIVGDGLSGSNTARSALSRTGSLAAAGVLALAMAFAAPWAAGMFAGQPSDPRQYVEPPELTDRDLNPLIRISGWSQRPEQELLHTNMSEADWLRLAVLTEYDGVTWQTGNNYRNAGSVLPGEAPGVGPLSQTVTVEQLDGMLLPAAADPRTVTGIPVAIDGVSRTLLTPDGLRTGDTYEITSMPTEIDSQALEGARADQSDLGYLNTPPGVPEVMLVLAEHIRANYDTPAAQAQGLADFLGKHYSFDEDAPSGHAYPNLEFFLQAHPEHGGQRGTSEQFAATFAVVGRLLGLPTRVVIGFEAQQGSSTVTAGDAMAWPEVNFLGVGWVRFDPLPEDGFEPIPPEEELEQEEEEEEEESEDDSSQGDNAEDYHDESLEESDADLDHNLELDQARSIPVWVWFALVAVMLLAVPVALKIRRRMRLRRRLFGGSAADRVDGAWCEVVATSKRLGIKVAASATASETMSVIATSRRSDIDPNRKEGWIKKLIYGPAMDRSALVEALGQLPQLVNHAHFAPAQVSDDQAFEAMRCVKRYVARARNYLPLWKKLLT; encoded by the coding sequence ATGTCGAGCCTGCTGCGGGTCACTAGCTACCGCCTCCGCATGGCCACCGTTGCCCTATGCCTCATAACCCTGTGCGCGCTGGCGGGGGCCGCCTCCGGCCGCGTCTATACCGGCCACGTGCTCACAGTCCTCGTGTCGATCGCCGCTTTCGCTGCCGTGACCATCGGCATTCTCTTGCGTAACCGATCAGCGACCTTGGCATGGCTGGTCTCGATCGCCGGATTGTTTACCATGCTCGCTGCGGCCGTCCTGGTCACCACCGATCTGTCGCAGCCCTACGGGGCCACATTCTTTGACGCGCTCGTCAACGCCGTCCCACGCACGCTCACCGCTCTCATGCCCATCGAGGCGACCCCAGACACGGTTGTCTTGCCGATTCTATTGACCTGGGTGGCCGCCGCGGCAGGTTGTGAGTTCGCTGTACGTTTTGGGCAGATGCTGGCCGGACTCGCGCCCGCAACCGCACTCTATGGCGCGTCGCTTTACTTGGTGGGGCCCAACGCCGACCTCAACGCCTGGTGGGGTCTCGCGTTCGCCGCCGTCGCGGCGGTGGCTCTCGCGGTAACGGCCACGGAACCTGCGGCTCGACCCGACCGCGACGCCATCGTGGGTGACGGATTGTCCGGCTCTAACACCGCTCGATCTGCCCTCAGCCGAACCGGCTCCCTGGCCGCGGCTGGAGTACTAGCGCTGGCCATGGCGTTTGCCGCTCCGTGGGCAGCGGGCATGTTCGCCGGTCAACCCAGTGATCCGCGCCAGTATGTGGAGCCGCCGGAGCTGACTGACCGCGACCTCAATCCGCTGATCCGTATCTCAGGCTGGTCACAGCGGCCTGAGCAGGAGCTTCTGCATACGAACATGAGTGAGGCCGATTGGCTGCGATTGGCCGTGTTGACAGAGTATGACGGTGTCACCTGGCAGACAGGCAACAATTACCGCAACGCGGGCTCGGTACTTCCCGGTGAGGCGCCCGGGGTTGGTCCACTGAGCCAAACGGTCACTGTCGAACAGTTGGACGGGATGTTGTTGCCTGCGGCCGCTGATCCCCGTACGGTCACCGGTATTCCGGTGGCCATCGATGGGGTTTCGCGCACATTGCTGACGCCTGATGGGCTGCGCACCGGTGACACCTATGAGATCACGTCCATGCCGACCGAAATCGATTCTCAGGCGCTCGAAGGTGCCCGGGCCGACCAGTCTGATCTGGGCTATCTCAATACTCCGCCGGGTGTACCTGAGGTGATGTTGGTGTTGGCCGAACACATTCGCGCCAATTACGACACTCCAGCGGCTCAAGCGCAGGGGTTGGCCGACTTCTTGGGCAAGCATTACTCGTTTGACGAGGACGCGCCTTCTGGACACGCCTACCCGAACCTGGAGTTTTTCTTGCAGGCCCACCCCGAACACGGAGGCCAGCGCGGTACTAGTGAACAGTTTGCCGCGACGTTCGCGGTTGTGGGTCGACTTCTTGGCCTTCCCACGCGCGTTGTTATCGGCTTTGAGGCTCAGCAGGGCAGTTCGACCGTTACGGCGGGGGACGCGATGGCGTGGCCGGAGGTGAACTTCCTCGGCGTTGGCTGGGTTAGGTTCGATCCTTTGCCCGAGGATGGTTTCGAGCCCATCCCACCCGAAGAGGAGCTGGAGCAGGAGGAGGAAGAAGAGGAAGAGGAAAGCGAAGACGATTCATCGCAGGGTGATAACGCCGAGGACTATCACGATGAGTCGTTGGAAGAGTCGGACGCGGACTTGGACCACAACTTGGAGTTGGATCAGGCCCGCAGCATCCCGGTGTGGGTTTGGTTCGCGCTGGTGGCGGTGATGCTCTTGGCGGTGCCGGTGGCTTTGAAGATTCGGCGGCGCATGCGCCTGCGACGTCGTCTCTTCGGTGGTTCGGCGGCTGACCGGGTGGATGGTGCCTGGTGTGAGGTTGTGGCGACCTCGAAGCGTCTGGGTATCAAGGTGGCCGCTTCGGCTACTGCTTCCGAGACGATGTCGGTGATTGCGACTTCTAGACGATCAGACATCGATCCAAATCGTAAAGAAGGTTGGATTAAGAAGCTGATTTATGGCCCCGCAATGGATAGGTCAGCTCTAGTCGAGGCACTCGGGCAATTGCCACAATTGGTTAACCATGCCCATTTCGCGCCCGCTCAAGTTTCTGACGATCAGGCCTTCGAGGCGATGCGCTGCGTCAAGCGTTATGTCGCGAGGGCTCGCAATTACTTGCCGCTATGGAAAAAGCTGCTGACGTGA
- a CDS encoding AzlD domain-containing protein — protein MTMTAIVALAVGTYALRLAGPLLRDRISLTEDAQQLLKRAAVLLLVAMIVISAMPQSNTPHGWALPAGVAIGGLLAWLKVPFAFVVIAAAGVVAGIRLLLGTW, from the coding sequence ATGACGATGACCGCCATAGTGGCCCTAGCCGTGGGTACGTACGCATTGCGTTTGGCCGGGCCCTTGTTGCGCGACCGCATCTCGTTGACCGAGGACGCACAGCAGCTTCTCAAACGAGCGGCAGTTCTCTTGCTCGTAGCGATGATCGTGATTTCGGCAATGCCACAGTCCAATACGCCGCATGGCTGGGCATTGCCCGCCGGGGTCGCCATTGGTGGACTCTTGGCGTGGCTTAAGGTGCCGTTCGCGTTCGTGGTGATCGCGGCGGCCGGGGTCGTGGCCGGCATCCGTTTGCTCTTGGGCACGTGGTGA